The nucleotide sequence GATATAGTTGAAATTTGTATTGCAATCGCCCTTGAAAGTAGGCAACATTTTTGTAAGCAAGTTACCAGATAGCATTCCATTTCGGCTACCTTTTCTGTTTTTATCTAAGGCTTTCAGATTTTACCATTTTCCTAtcttgatttgattttaatttaccCCGTACCTTCTTGTTAATCTTTACAGACGCCAAGGACTCCGGCGTTGGTTCCACGGACGACAAGGACCGTTCCGGTCGCCTTGGCGACATGATGACCGACCGTCCCGGcgaaagcaacaacagcgagTGGTCCGAGTCCCGGCCCGGATCGCCCAATGGATCACCGGACCTATACGACCGACCCGGCAGCATGCCGCCGGGCGCCCACCCACTCTTCCATCCCGCCGCCCTGCATCACCACTTCCGGCCACCGGCGGGTTCCCCGCCAGACATCGCCGCCTACCAtcaccaccaacagcagctgctgcagcagcaccagcaggcGCAGCAGAACTCGCTGCAGACCGCAGTGGGGGGCACCGCGAAGCCAAGGATCTGGTCGCTGGCCGACATGGCCTCCAAGGATAGCAAGGATTCCAGCTCCGGCGCCAAGGATAACCACCCAGAGCTACCGCCTGCGCATCCCGGCTTCTATGGACACCCCGGCCAACAGCCCTCACCCGGCAAGATTCTATCGCCCCTCGCAGCAAGAATTCCCAACTATTCACCCTACGTCCGCCCGGATTTATATCGTGGCTTCTACGGACCAGCTGCAGCGCATCTGGGTGCTCCCACGCAGGAATTCCTCGAGCATCAGCGCACATTCGGTGCCAGCTTGGCGGCCCACAATGGACCGCTGGGCATGAATCCGTTGCTGTGGAAGGCGGCCGTATCCGGAGCCGCCAATGGACACCACTTTGCACCGCTCAGTCTGACCACCTCGGGTGGATCGAGTGGAGGACAGCAGGTGGCACCGCCGCCAGTTGCCTCGCCCTCCGCCTCCAGTTCGTCCTCGTCGATGGGCTGCGATGTGGTGCACATACCCACGAGCAGTGGACAATCGGCTGCGCAGCACATGATGGGACCAATATCCAGCAACTCCACCGCCTCGTCATCCAGTTCGCACTCCGGCAAGATATCGCCCGGCGTGAATGTGACCTCGCTGAGTGCAAAGCCATGACATCCATCGGCGGCATCTCCGGATCCGGAACTGGGTGCGGCCCCAATTGCCTCGCCCATCTCCGCCTTCCGCTCGCTGATCGCCTTCCGGGAGCAGCAGAAGCTTACGCTCCTGCGGCCGTAGTCACTCCCAGTTTCGAAAcccatttcgatttcgattccgattccgattcagaTGCAGATTTCGAGGCCCGGGCTTGAAAGGTATAATTACACTTTCGGACAATAATTTACAATGTGATTATTCGGTATTTTGATTAACGCCGCTTATACCAAATAGCAAGCAAACGACAAACAAATATAACCAGCTGATAATCAGCAGCGGTTCCCCTTTGGCATGGgcccccaaaaacaaaaatttgattgaaaacactgcaaaaaaaataaaaagaaataaagatGCAAACAATTCGAcgcgaacaaaaaaaaagtgaaacacACCCAACCCGCTGCCCCAGACGTTGTGCAATTTTGTGGAGAAGATAATCCAAAAACCATTCGAAGATAcgttaatttaattacatacAACTTATGCAATCAGAGCTTATAGGATGTAAATTGGAAGATATATAGCAGGGCGACATCAATGAATACAatgaatacatatacatacatacatacatacatgcataccCGACCACTAACATATAACCGAGAGATGGCAGATGGCAGGTGGCAGATAGCAGATAGCAAGTGGCACGTGGCAACTGGCAGATCCGAAACACCCACTAAATTATAGAAGCACACATCCTGGCAGCTAGGTCCACTTCTATCCGGTAGATTACGATTATATCATTGCTTTTTTGATCGATTTGAGTTCGAAAAAACTAGCGGTACCCCTTCAAGGTCCTGTGGCAGGACCCCCAAGAACATATCAACCCAAGTCTGctgacccccccccccccacgcAATCCAATCCGATCCTTAACCTTAACCAATCCTCTTCATTTCCCAATCGAGCGAGCCCAAACACCCAAGCCAAATGTACACGAGCAATCATTGAATTAgctgttattgtttttatcGTCTTAAGTTACCAATTTGTTCCTGtcgtttataaatttaatttattttacttcgTATGTACCATAATTTTCTACGTGTGTAATTATTTCCTAAACTAGAGATCCATGTATTGCTGTACTTTATGCACAAGTTGTAAGTATGTAAGCTCGCGTAATTGTAGCGCCCTAAGCGTAGTGTAAATTAGTAAAACTGTATATACTTATAATAAAAGAACGATACTGAGACACATTAAACAAAAGCCACAATTATtggtataaataaaacaaagaaaatgagTTTTTAATGCTTTTGGGGTTTCGTTGAAGGCAATAAATGCGAACTGTATCTACTATATACTATTATACATATGTTTTTAGCgcattgaaatattaaaagttctATAAAAATGAAGTTCGCTGATCTTGtacgtttatttttatttattagcaaCAAAAAACCAATCTACGTTTCTTCGCTCCTAAAGATGTCTAGACTTCATTTAATGGGACAGCTTACCAGTGCgtttcagtttctttttttttcaatatcaaATGAATTCGAAGTGCAAATAAACGAACctaaacaaaaatttgaaGTTTccactaaacaaaaaaaaaaaaaaaatacttttgatGAGCTTTGTATTTGCCACCAATCACCACATAATGTCCACAAGTGaaagaaaatacttttttaagcCCGTTGCAAAAACTTTCGCATTAAAAAAGTGCAAACAACAGCTATAACAATTGAATCGACGAATATAAATCGAAAAAACAAAGAGGTGTTAATAAAGTGGAACACAAATGAGAACCGACTTCGTTCCCTTTTTGCTTGAGTAAAGTGCagtcttatatttttttttattggttgATCATAGGCAGCGATGATTTAAGGGCTCTCTGCTACATATATGTACGATGGTGTACGATAAGgtcgaaaagaaaaacaatattttcgcTATAAACGTGTTTTCCTGTGTCGCCGACCGGAAACGCATTCGCCGACATAAACAGAACAAGAGCAAAGTGAGCAGAAAACTTATGAATGGAGTTAACAAAAGGCGGGGTATATTGCCAGAGTGACTGGAGTGAGCCGGGGGTTAATAAACCCTACACAAGTTTTTTATGGTCTACCATTATCGACTATCGAAGCTCGATTTGCTTGGGCTCATCCGTGGTTAAGTGAGTGGTATCCCTTCGAACTCAGCAAGGTTCCCAGATGAAACTTGGTACTTCAAACTTATAGAACATTTCCTATCACACTGCAACTTTTCCAGCTCAAATTGCGTAATTTTCCCATATAACACCATGACAAATCACCTCCTTCGAAAACGATCAAACATTTTAATGTAGTTGTTAAACACATATGAAACGAGCCCATCTCTATGACCACTGCATTCCCTTTTGGCCTGAAGTCAAAGGTCGTTTTAATGGATCCAACTCAATACGAGTAGCGTAATCTGGGCTATTGAATAGACTGTagagagaaaagaaaaaccagtAGCACACACAAAAGCGATGCCCGAAATTTTAAGCTGACATCTGTTTTTATGGAGTAGATTATTAATTCACGGTTTGAACGCATTGTTGCATTTGTTGGCCATGGACAAAAGCCTAACTCAAAAGTATCGAATCCATATTGTCAGCGCCGTTAAGACTCAATCGTCATTCGAAATTGGAACGGATTTTGGTTGTCAGCTTAAATCAATCGTGTATCTTCTTATAGTTTTATAGGCGGAATGATTTAATTATTGTGGAGCGGTGCGGCGCATGATTTCCATCACAAAGCTGCAACTTTTCTCccaaacaaattgtttattcTCAGCCAGCTTAGGGAAATTCCAGTGTTATTGGAAGTAGTGACTCCATTTGGACCACGCACCTCTAATCGGTTTACAgcattctaaaaaaaaaagaagataaaACCCCAATCAATAGGTGGAGTATATAACCCACGACTTATTCCGAAACTGTCGACATTCGAAAAGTCACGGCCTTTATGCTTTGCCAGCTTAAGCGTGTTTTCTATTGTATAACTAAATTTGTTTAAGCTTACACTGGTCTCGCCAATCGGGATATTATTGGGAAATATATGCTTTATAAGAAAAAGAGGTATTTTAGATATCCTAAATATCCTAGATCCATATATCGAAattgaatgcaaatgaaaCAGATCGAAAACATCATATCATTGCATTCtagatattatttattataatctaaaatgttatttaaagGTGCATATtttaactataaaaaaaatgcaaagagGTATATATTGATATAGTACACAAACTGATTATTATGCCTGcactataaatattatttgcagAACTTGAGTGCAAGATTATAGGTGTCTTGTAGGTCTCACCCGAAAGACTTGAGACTTTCGAAGACTTGGGCGAAATCCACAATTATGCTAATTTCGGCGGACACACTTAACATAAGAACATGTGTTTCGAGCATTTAGCACATTGGCTTTTTGCTTTCTGGCCATTCGGGCACTACCACTAATATCTGGCCGGAGATTCTCGGCCTGATCCCGTGGAAGAGCTGagctggcaaacaaataaaatgataataaCATGTTATTATGCAGACAACGATCACACTGAAAACGAAACTGGAAACCCAAACAATGATGGGACTGAAACGGAGTGCAGCAGACGACGGACGGGTTGTTTGGATGTTTTGGGGCCTTTTCCAGTCGATAGGTGATGTGCAGCCTTCGCGAAGAAGTAAAATCCACATTTCCGCATTTAGCCATGTGGAACTGCGACTCAAAAACATGTCCAGCTCTCTCAACCAAAGACAGTTCATTGTttttcgaaattaaatttgccaaCATCTCCATCAAACGTGGATGTCtgggtgtgagtgtgtgtgtgtgttttaggACGACCCAAAAACAGCAGAgtgataaataaattagccCAGCAAATTGTACGCATACCTAATTTTAGGTCAGAAAAACAATTAGTTCGCCTCGGTGTTGAGATGATTTATTTAGTAAGCGTAAGCGCACGACTACAAAGTAGTTTTTTTTATCAGGAAATCCCATTTGTTTAACATGAGGCAGGCGGTATGGTGTGTCACCTTTTGCGGTATGGTAATTATATTGCACTCTTTCAACAATAATTTCGTTAATGCTGTCGCAAATATTGTGACACGTGGCCGTATTCCAACACTTCAGCGGCCTCCCTTTGATTTAAACTGTATTTTTGCGGAAAATTATGAGATCAAAGCGCTTCCTGACACATGCAACCGACTCTTCCTTACCTCAGATACATTCCcacatatgtatctgtatctagaGAGTGTGCTCTATATGCACCAATACGCTGAAAAATCATTCGACTAAGGGGTGATCAGTAGGTTGGATACACCCCAAAAATATGAAAGGCACATGCAGAATAATTGGTCTCTAGAATTTTAGCTAGAGAAGTAATGGATTTAAtcaaatgttaattaaaaagtaaagTATTCAAGTTGATGATGATTTTACCCAGTAAACCATCCATTAGATATTCCATTTCATATGTGAGTTAATCTCGCATAATCGCCTTATTTTTCCGACTGCATATATCTACCACTTTTTGTTGCACATTTGACAAACAGCTCCCACAGTACCGCCTCCGCGGAATAGGTGCAATCTCGGGTCTGGAAGCAGTGACCACTTCGGGGGAGATGAGTGGCAAGGAGCAGGGAGTCGATCGCCTGATCGTCTTAACAACATGAGCTCTTGTTTACTCGCATGTGGGTGGAGTGCCTGATGGTTCAGGTTGTGACTTGGCGATTGTGGTGCTGATGGTACTCGtactcaaactcaaactcaaactaAAACCGAAACTCAAACTTgcagtggtgctggtggtgcgaGGAGTCGAGGTTCATTCAACGAGACTGCCACATTTCAATGGCAACCGAGATCGCTGTCGCAGATACCACAATTCGGATGTTCCTTATTGCATGTCGTGATTGCGTCAGCTTGTCTCCAGTGCCTGaagctgctcctccagctccaccAGCTCCACCATCTCCTCCGGGTGATGCGAAAAATTAAGCGGCAACCAATCATTGTTGTGTGTAATGCTCGGCCCAATgttcaaattgaaaagttgtAAATTATCGAGCAGCACCATCGGAACGGTTCAttccaattaaatttgaatCCAGTGTGGTGACAGCCCGTCGTGACCCCATGGAGCCCACCTCTTCCTGATTGACTTCACACCTAGGGTTTTGCTCTTATATCCATTCAAATAACAAATGCTGTTAATAAGATTAagtaagtaaaataaaaataaaaaatccgcACACAATATTAGCAGTGTATCTTGTAGATTCAACTCAGTTTTCCCTATAACATTATCGCACTTCGAATTGCAAACGGCGACTGATTCGTTTATACTTAAAGTTAATTGAAagacacattttttttgtttttttttttttttggccagcacgTTTGATTAGGCCATGTTCGGATGAACACTTTGGGGCACATGGACGCGATAGCTGGGATAGCAAATTGTTTTACGCTCGAATAAGTGGTACATGCGGCTACAAGTTGCTCATGGGGATTTGAGCTGTTGTCAGCGTGATCGCGCCACATGAACACGATGGTTCTGTTGATGTGGATGATCTTAATCAGTATCCTCATCcacttccacatccacatccactggGCTCGCTAAGTGGATGCATACCCATATCATCGCATTGTCGTTGTCGGATCGAGCAGTTCTTCTGCCCGAATCTAGAGGGGAAGGGCGGGGCATCTTAGGGATCGGGAATCCGTAGAGGTGTGCGTCAGAtgcttaatttaaattaccCGAGGGGCGGGACGAGCCAGTCTCCTCGAGCAGCGCACAGCATGAGTAGCTGCGATTTGACACCTCGACTGACAGCTGGAATTGGGGAAAATTATTGAGCGCACTGGAACACAAGGGGCGCCCATTAGATGAAGATGACTTGGCcgtaaaaagaaaatgaacaaaaaaacaaaaaaaaaaaaccaaaagaaagAGATCGTCTCAGTGCTAAAGACCTGGCACAGTTGGAAGTTGGGAGTTGTGAACAGCAGACCACTAATTTATTCCACATAAATTAGGcgtataattaaaatgtttaaacaaGCCGGGGACTACCATATATTGCAGCCTGAAAACGCTGCCACAAGGCGataatcaaatattttgtaactcAATCCGCCCATCATTTCAAGTCGGTAGTACCATTCCGAATCCCAACCCAATTGTCTGAAACTCaagctttttaattattattatgcgcACTCAGTCGTTATAGGGCTTTATAAATATCTCCCAAATCGGAGGGCTGCCCTTTTTTTTAGTTCGATACTTGGGCCAGTATATAATCattaataatttgaaaatcaTGTCTTTTGTCGCCAAAACATTTACCGCATCGAAATGAACATAAAACTGTCATATATTTGATGACTTTATATTTATGAAGGCCAAAAATGTTGATCGCCAGAAAAACCAGTTGTTTTTACGATTGCGAATTATGATGAATTCATATTCCCCAACGATCAACGATGAAAGATGGACAAGGAGTTTCGATTTGAGTTGGAGGTTGATTTgaagttggagttggagttggagtccCCAGAAATATGAACGTCGGACTGTCGGGAACACACAGGCGGTACGTGCTTTACATTTGAAATGATGTCAAGTCAGGCGCACTAATTGATCGCTTTTGGAGCGTGGAATCCTTGGTCCAGGCCATGTCCGCCGATCGGGTCGCGATGTTTGGACCTGCGCCCATGTCCCTTGTCAAAGAACTAGATTACCGCGTCCTGGCCACCCGTCCATCTGTCCACTCGTCCATCTGTCCACCTGTCCAATATGAGCAAACATCCCGACTTTTGCCGATCGGATTGCCCATCATCATTCGCTGCCTGTCCGGGAGTAATTTTTGATTCTCCACTCCGAGCTGCGCTCCACATTTTCCCCATTCACTTAagatttattaatttatgttaCTTTCGGTCTGGTCCTCTTAAGCCTCCTCGTACTCATAATAATAACGATGTCGCTGGAGGAACTGAAAGCtcgggggaaaaaaaacaaacagaaagcaaacaaacaaacaaacaaaaaatatgaaacaatAAAACACGAGTAGAAACATCCCAGGTCGAACGTATGAGAATATTTATTGTCTTCCACCAAAGTACAACTTGTACAAATGTATATGAATTccattgttttaaattataaacgAGTTTCTCCAAATGAATTGGTATAAATATGAGCATCTGACAGAATGGCTTGTTAATGCTTGTCGGGAAGGAAAAAACATACTCACCATTAAGTATCTCTATCTTGTATTGAGAATCTCGGTTTGTGGTGTATctttaataaagaaaaatgATTCTAATTCGTTCTACGAGCATCCGGCCGTTTAATATCTCTtttttgcaaacaattttattcGTATTTATCAGCATTTAATACTTTGATGGGCAAAATTTAATCGaaacttattttaagtttttttaacaaaataaaaatatgtagttAGTTAAACTAAAAATACAGTTTATTAGGCATtctaattttataaatattatttgatatatttaaGAACATAAAAACCAgcaaaatctaaaaatactTTGACTGACGTTAAGAACACAAATCACAggctgtaaaaaaaaaatacaaaaaaatataacatgcGGCAAACGTTTTTGCTGATCATCCAAAATTTTAGCGTAATGTCAACACCGCTGTTGTCGTTGCTTACCGCTTGGCCCGTACCGCTTAGCCCGTACCGCTCCCCGTACCGCTCACCTGTAGCGCTCACCTGGACGGACTAGGACGTCTCTGGTTTCCAGACTGGCCCTGCTCCCGTTCGCTGTCGCCGAAATCCGAGTAATCCCAGAGTGCTGACCAGTGGATTTGGCTTTCAGTTGCTTTACACCGAATTCCGGTACATTTTCTCGGAACACATTTTTCCCAAGCATTTTTGCAAACGCGCCACCGGCTCTCCCCTctcaaattatttatatgttttttacTGCCATGGAATACCTCATTTCTGgccgaataataataatgctatCAGTTGGAATAAGATATGAGCCTCAAACagggtatatatatatatgtatattattgcTTCCTGCAGAGGAGTTTGTGTCCAAAAGAGTTGAATTTGTGATGAGGTTAGGTGTTAAAGTGCGGTAAACGCGGCGAAACATGGCCAGAATTCGAAAGTATGTACTATGCACTGCATggtgttgatgttgatgaaaatgatgatgatgacgatgatcaATAATGCGCACTCTGTGAATGGGTTCACACACAACCCCATCGCCCCACtcaacatacatacataccaaCATACTATATTGTATTTTCGTTCTGGAGAAAGTGCGAAGGCACTTATGATTACTTTGATTATGCCGGGCCGAAGCCATTTGTAGCACGTGCTGCTGTCACAATCAATTTCACTTCCCATACCCCATCGACGTGCTGCAAAGTTTTAACACTGTTCTACATTGATTACCAAAACAGTGGCTGTGGGTGGTGGCAGCTTCTTGGGCGCGCAGTTATGCTGCCTCAATGATTTCAAAGCGGCAGCCACACATTGGCctacactgggagaaatgAAGGTACAGAATGTTTGTTTGTAATGATGGGAGCGAAAGAATGATAGCACGCACTTGGTGCAAG is from Drosophila melanogaster chromosome 3L and encodes:
- the mirr gene encoding mirror, isoform C; its protein translation is MTVHSNETGICLVMNAVSTHLATSSPNTPPTNAPQSPPSTLPTLACPAAQPLSAPGIAGPGHSGMVTSTVPPGARSTSPCGPSAGLPALSLVGAPPPGPHSSAPGGAPAPGAGNPPNRCCDTGRTIYTDPVSGQTICSCQYDMLNYQRLAAAGGVPLGVYPEGMSAYLSGIAADQPPFYANPAGIDLKENLVAGASPWPYPSMYHPYDAAFAGYPFNSYGMDLNGARRKNATRETTSTLKAWLNEHKKNPYPTKGEKIMLAIITKMTLTQVSTWFANARRRLKKENKMTWEPRNRVDDDDANIDDDDDKNTEDNDLLDAKDSGVGSTDDKDRSGRLGDMMTDRPGESNNSEWSESRPGSPNGSPDLYDRPGSMPPGAHPLFHPAALHHHFRPPAGSPPDIAAYHHHQQQLLQQHQQAQQNSLQTAVGGTAKPRIWSLADMASKDSKDSSSGAKDNHPELPPAHPGFYGHPGQQPSPGKILSPLAARIPNYSPYVRPDLYRGFYGPAAAHLGAPTQEFLEHQRTFGASLAAHNGPLGMNPLLWKAAVSGAANGHHFAPLSLTTSGGSSGGQQVAPPPVASPSASSSSSSMGCDVVHIPTSSGQSAAQHMMGPISSNSTASSSSSHSGKISPGVNVTSLSAKPXHPSAASPDPELGAAPIASPISAFRSLIAFREQQKLTLLRP
- the mirr gene encoding mirror, isoform A, which codes for MTVHSNETGICLVMNAVSTHLATSSPNTPPTNAPQSPPSTLPTLACPAAQPLSAPGIAGPGHSGMVTSTVPPGARSTSPCGPSAGLPALSLVGAPPPGPHSSAPGGAPAPGAGNPPNRCCDTGRTIYTDPVSGQTICSCQYDMLNYQRLAAAGGVPLGVYPEGMSAYLSGIAADQPPFYANPAGIDLKENLVAGASPWPYPSMYHPYDAAFAGYPFNSYGMDLNGARRKNATRETTSTLKAWLNEHKKNPYPTKGEKIMLAIITKMTLTQVSTWFANARRRLKKENKMTWEPRNRVDDDDANIDDDDDKNTEDNDLLDAKDSGVGSTDDKDRSGRLGDMMTDRPGESNNSEWSESRPGSPNGSPDLYDRPGSMPPGAHPLFHPAALHHHFRPPAGSPPDIAAYHHHQQQLLQQHQQAQQNSLQTAVGGTAKPRIWSLADMASKDSKDSSSGAKDNHPELPPAHPGFYGHPGQQPSPGKILSPLAARIPNYSPYVRPDLYRGFYGPAAAHLGAPTQEFLEHQRTFGASLAAHNGPLGMNPLLWKAAVSGAANGHHFAPLSLTTSGGSSGGQQVAPPPVASPSASSSSSSMGCDVVHIPTSSGQSAAQHMMGPISSNSTASSSSSHSGKISPGVNVTSLSAKP